The segment ACCACCCTGCAGCGCCTGAACGCCTTCTTAGACAAGGATGCGAAGCAGAGCATTCAGTCTATTCTGCTTAATGCGCAGGCTACTTCTGAAACCTTGCGCGCTGTTGCTTTGGCCAACCAAGGGAATATCAATGAAATCACCAGCAACCTGGCTCAACTAACTTCTGCCTTACGGGGTACCGAAGCCAAGTTCAGCCGTTTGGCGGGTAACCTCAACAGCATCACAGACACCATAGATGTGAATTCTATGAATAGTGCCATCAGGGGGTTAGACAGCACCATCTCGCAGGCGCAACTTACCATGAGCAAGATCAACCAAGCCAACGGAAGTTTGGGGAAACTCATGAACGATGATTCCCTTTACCGCAACCTTAACGGCTCCAGTGAAAGCCTGAATGCGTTGCTGATGGACCTGAAAGCAAACCCTAAACGTTACGTGCATTTCTCATTACTACAGATTGGTGGTGGTACCAAGGTAGACAAAGCCACTAATGTGAAAGAAGCTGAAAAGGTGAAAAACGCAAACAAGGTAGAGAATGCAGGCACCGTAGAGGAAAAGAAATAACCATACAGAACTCTTAAGAAGAAGCGTTTTGGCTCCGTTTTGTAGAAAACGGTACCAAAACGCTTCTTTGTTTCAGAACGTAAGTGTTTTTAGAAACCTAACAAGTGTTAGCCTTTTCTGAATTTTGCTATATTTGTAGTACCCGCATTGGGCCAATAACCCCTAACCACTCGCTTTCGCAGAATTATGGATATTGAATTCAATAAGAACGAAGACAGCCTGAAACAGCTTTGCTTTCAACTTAAGAGCAGACATCACAAAGTAGCCTTAGGCGGCGGCGAAAAAGCCATTGCCAAACAGCACGAGAAAGGCAAACTTACCGCTCGCGAACGCATCAAATACCTGCTAGATGAAGACTCTGAGTTCCTGGAGATAGCCACTTTTGCGGGAGAAGGCATGTACCAGGAATACGGTGGTTGCCCGGGTGGTGGAGTGGTGGCCGGGATAGGTTACGTGAAAGGCCGGCAGTGCATGGTAGTAGCCAATGACGCCACCGTGAAGGCGGGTGCCTGGTTTCCCATTACCGCTAAGAAAAACCTACGCGCCCAAGAAATTGCCATAGAGAACCGCTTGCCGGTCATTTACCTGGTAGACAGTGCGGGCGTGTTTCTGCCCATGCAGGATGAGATTTTTCCTGACAAAGAACACTTTGGACGCATGTTCCGGAACAACGCCATCATGAGTTCAGAGGGCATTGTGCAGATCTCGGCCATTATGGGTTCCTGCGTGGCTGGTGGTGCGTACCTGCCCATCATGAGTGACGAGGCCATGATTGTGGAAGGCACCGGCTCTATCTTCCTGGCGGGTTCTTACCTGGTGAAAGCCGCCATTGGCGAAACCATTGACAATGAAACCTTGGGCGGCGCTTCTACTCATTCTGAGATTTCAGGTGTCACCGATTATAAATTTGAGACTGATCAGGAATGCCTGGACCACATCCGGAACATTTTTGACAAAATGGGCGAGAATCCCAAAGCTGGCTTCAACCGCACTACTCCGGCAGAGCCGAAACTAGATCCAAAAGAAATTTACGGTCTGCTGCCCCAGGACCGCGTAAAGCCTTATGACATGATGGACATCATCCATCGGTTGGTAGATAATTCTGAGTTTGAGCCTTACAAAGACCTGTACGGGCAGAGCCTAATCTGTGGGCTGGCCCGCATTGACGGATGGGCCGTGGGCATTGTGGCCAACCAGCGCAAGATTGTCAAGAGCAAAAAAGGCGAAATGCAGATGGGCGGCGTGATCTACTCAGACTCTGCTGACAAAGCCGCACGCTTTATCATGAATTGCAACCAGAAGAAAATACCGCTGGTGTTTTTGCAGGACGTCTCTGGTTTTATGGTGGGCAGCAAGGCCGAGCACGGTGGTATCATCAAAGACGGCGCTAAGCTGGTGAATGCCATGAGCAACAGCGTGGTGCCTAAGTTTACCATTCTGATAGGCAACAGCTACGGCGCGGGCAACTACGCCATGTGCGGCAAAGCCTACGACCCACGTTTGATTTTCGCCTGGCCCACAGCGCAATTGGCGGTGATGTCAGGAGCATCGGCGGCAAAGACCTTGTTGCAGATTCAGGTGGCTTCGCTCAAAGCAAAAGGAGAAGTCATTACTCCAGAAGCAGAGAAAGAGCTTTTAGATAAAATTACCGCCCGGTACAATGAGCAGTTGTCGCCGTATTACGCTGCCGCCCGCCTGTGGGTAGACGGCATCATTGACCCGCTGGAAACCCGTAAAGTGATCTCCATGGGGATTGAGGCGGCCAATCATGCACCCATCACCAAACCGTTCAACGTAGGCGTGATTCAAACCTGATTTCAAAGGTGAGTTTGACCTTTAGGAATTAAAAATTGCCCATCTGTACGGAAGTAGGGCGTCAATTTCCGTATGAGGAACGGAGGATTCAATTCTTAATCCCTAATTTTAAATTCTTAATCAATCCGTCTGCTTTGACCAATAAAGAAATAAAAGCGCTGATTTCATTGCTGGATGACAAAGATCCGGAGGTGGTGGCGCATGTGCACCAGCGAATAGTTGACTTAGGCGATACCATTACTCCTTTTCTGGAGGAGGCTTGGGAAGAAAGCCTTGACCCGGAGCACCAGAAAAAACTGGAGGACCTGATCCATGACCTGCAGTATTCGTCTCTGGTGCAGCGCTTGAAGACTTGGAAAGAAGAAGGGGGTACTGATCTGGTAAGGGGTATGTGGCTGGTGAGCACTTACCAGTACCCAGACGTGAGTTTGGAAGATATCAACCGCTCCATAGACCAATTATACTACGAGGCTTGGGTGCACGTGCGCCCAGACATGCACCCGTATGATCAGGTGAAAACCCTGAACTACGTGCTTTTTAAGCTACACCGGTTTTCAGCCAATACCAAGAACTTCCACGCGCCGGCAAATTCCATGATTAACCAGGTGTTGGAATCCAAGCGGGGTAATCCGCTTTCATTGTGTGTGGTTTACATGACCCTGGCGCAAAAGCTGGGTTTACCGGTGTACGGGGTAAATTTGCCCAACCTGTTTGTGCTTACCTTTAAGAGTGACATACTGCCCCAGTTCTACATCAATGTGTACAACCGGGGCCTCATCCTCACCAAAGCCGACATTGACAATTACCTGCTGCAGCTTAACCTCAATCCGTTAGAGATATTCTATGAGCCTTGCTCACCTGTAGACATTGTGCGGCGGGCGCTCAGAAACCTTTCCCTTTCCTATGAAAAGCTCAATGATCCTGAGAAAGCCACCGAAATTGAGAAACTCATAGACGTAGTGGGCGATGAGGAACCCATGAAAGCCAACGAGTCAGCGGAAGGAGATGATACAGATGAAGACGAAGATTTTGACGAAGGCTACGGCGAAGAGGATGACGAAGACCTATAATGTTTAGGGCTAATTTTACTAAAACAAGCCCTAAACAGGAAGACAATAATTAGCAAGCCACTCTGCAAAGAGTGGCTTTTTTTGTGCACAGGCACCTGTAAATCAGAAGGGTTTGTAGAGTATTTTTTGAAAAATAGCTTCTAAACAGAATCAGGGCATTCGTAGATCACTATCTTTAGGGCTTCATGTTGGCATTATGATACAGAAGAGCACCCGCTTAGACAATGTTTTCTACGAGATACGAGGTCCCATT is part of the Rufibacter tibetensis genome and harbors:
- a CDS encoding transglutaminase-like domain-containing protein is translated as MTNKEIKALISLLDDKDPEVVAHVHQRIVDLGDTITPFLEEAWEESLDPEHQKKLEDLIHDLQYSSLVQRLKTWKEEGGTDLVRGMWLVSTYQYPDVSLEDINRSIDQLYYEAWVHVRPDMHPYDQVKTLNYVLFKLHRFSANTKNFHAPANSMINQVLESKRGNPLSLCVVYMTLAQKLGLPVYGVNLPNLFVLTFKSDILPQFYINVYNRGLILTKADIDNYLLQLNLNPLEIFYEPCSPVDIVRRALRNLSLSYEKLNDPEKATEIEKLIDVVGDEEPMKANESAEGDDTDEDEDFDEGYGEEDDEDL
- a CDS encoding acyl-CoA carboxylase subunit beta is translated as MDIEFNKNEDSLKQLCFQLKSRHHKVALGGGEKAIAKQHEKGKLTARERIKYLLDEDSEFLEIATFAGEGMYQEYGGCPGGGVVAGIGYVKGRQCMVVANDATVKAGAWFPITAKKNLRAQEIAIENRLPVIYLVDSAGVFLPMQDEIFPDKEHFGRMFRNNAIMSSEGIVQISAIMGSCVAGGAYLPIMSDEAMIVEGTGSIFLAGSYLVKAAIGETIDNETLGGASTHSEISGVTDYKFETDQECLDHIRNIFDKMGENPKAGFNRTTPAEPKLDPKEIYGLLPQDRVKPYDMMDIIHRLVDNSEFEPYKDLYGQSLICGLARIDGWAVGIVANQRKIVKSKKGEMQMGGVIYSDSADKAARFIMNCNQKKIPLVFLQDVSGFMVGSKAEHGGIIKDGAKLVNAMSNSVVPKFTILIGNSYGAGNYAMCGKAYDPRLIFAWPTAQLAVMSGASAAKTLLQIQVASLKAKGEVITPEAEKELLDKITARYNEQLSPYYAAARLWVDGIIDPLETRKVISMGIEAANHAPITKPFNVGVIQT
- a CDS encoding MlaD family protein, which encodes MKFSKELKVALLGIVSLAALYVGFLFLKGSNVLSSTRTYYVTYDSVEGLAVSNPVLINGFRVGLVKEMVLDQKKGNKILVTLDIEKDIDVGDSTVAMLVSSDLLGGKAIELYMGRNRIRYKGGEFLIPFAKRSITDMLSERAMPVLGTVDTTLQRLNAFLDKDAKQSIQSILLNAQATSETLRAVALANQGNINEITSNLAQLTSALRGTEAKFSRLAGNLNSITDTIDVNSMNSAIRGLDSTISQAQLTMSKINQANGSLGKLMNDDSLYRNLNGSSESLNALLMDLKANPKRYVHFSLLQIGGGTKVDKATNVKEAEKVKNANKVENAGTVEEKK